A region from the Algoriphagus machipongonensis genome encodes:
- a CDS encoding phosphocholine-specific phospholipase C yields the protein MNNSRREFLKKTALLSGAAGLWQVLPSSIEKALAISPDPGTTFEDAEHVVMLMQENRSFDHCFGTLRGVRGYNDPRAITIPGNLPVWMQADKKGTHFPPFRLDINATKATWMRDIPHSWENQVDARNRGKYNDWIESKRPGREEFREVPLTMGYYTREDIPFYYAMADAFTVFDQHFCAALTGTTTNRSYFWTGKTHGEPGDKAKVRNGEVNYSNEAKWKTFPERLEQSGIPWRVYQNEINLSSLVEDHSLLANFSDNNLEWFSQYHVFFSPGYYEFLEKQKSSLESELAEFDRNGAPANSGPGYLKEIEKKKDDLAKVEEHLEKFSPANFDKLSEFEKSIHQKAFARNTDDPNFHQVEKITYTEDGEERTVSVPKGDILHQFRKDVNNGTLPAVSWLVAPQKFSDHPSAPWYGAWYVSEVLDILTKDPEVWKKTIFIINYDENDGYFDHQPPFVVPDPKNSAEGLISEGINTEGEYVYEEEERKAGFKEHECRTSPVGLGYRVPLIVASPWSRGGYVNSQVSDITSTIQFLETFLSKKSGKQIKENNISGWRRMISGDLTSAFRPYNGEPLEKLKPVNRNEFMTQIHKAQFKGLPDNFMAIPRSEAKKWDTNRLKQEGTLPSQEPGSRPSNALNYDLRVLGKLNSAKNAFEISFEASKELFGDDTWGAPFQVYAPGKYKSSDSENWEEARVWQFAVKAGDRLEYTWPISDFEGNEYHLRVYGPNGFYREFKGKPTSAILEANMQPVKMGGSISRTAHLKLTSHLAPYSIQILENNYRKGNYSLSLSTGKPIIKELDFEASHGWYDFTVKADGLEWTFAGRMENGEESISDPLLS from the coding sequence ATGAATAATTCCAGGAGAGAGTTTCTCAAAAAGACCGCCTTATTAAGCGGAGCAGCAGGACTTTGGCAAGTTTTGCCAAGTTCAATAGAAAAAGCATTAGCTATCAGTCCTGATCCAGGGACAACTTTTGAAGATGCAGAACATGTGGTCATGTTGATGCAAGAAAACCGTTCTTTTGACCATTGCTTTGGTACACTTAGAGGTGTGAGAGGCTACAATGATCCAAGAGCGATCACCATTCCGGGAAACCTTCCTGTATGGATGCAAGCTGATAAAAAAGGCACCCACTTTCCTCCTTTTCGTTTAGACATCAATGCCACAAAAGCTACCTGGATGCGTGATATCCCTCACTCTTGGGAAAATCAAGTTGATGCGAGGAATCGGGGGAAGTACAACGATTGGATAGAATCCAAAAGACCTGGAAGAGAAGAGTTTAGGGAGGTCCCATTGACTATGGGGTATTATACGCGAGAGGATATACCTTTTTATTACGCCATGGCTGATGCCTTCACTGTTTTTGACCAACACTTTTGTGCGGCACTGACTGGAACCACTACCAACAGAAGTTATTTTTGGACTGGAAAAACCCATGGAGAACCTGGTGATAAGGCAAAAGTTAGAAATGGAGAAGTGAACTATTCCAATGAAGCCAAATGGAAAACATTCCCAGAAAGACTAGAGCAATCTGGCATTCCTTGGAGAGTCTATCAAAATGAGATTAACCTTTCTTCATTGGTGGAGGATCATTCATTACTTGCTAATTTCTCTGACAATAATCTAGAATGGTTTTCACAATACCATGTCTTTTTCAGCCCGGGATATTATGAGTTTTTGGAGAAACAAAAATCAAGTCTAGAAAGTGAATTAGCCGAATTTGATCGAAATGGAGCTCCCGCAAATTCAGGTCCTGGATATTTAAAAGAGATCGAAAAGAAAAAAGATGATTTAGCCAAAGTTGAGGAGCATCTGGAAAAATTCAGTCCTGCCAACTTTGATAAGCTTTCGGAATTTGAAAAAAGCATCCATCAAAAAGCTTTTGCCAGAAACACAGATGATCCAAATTTCCACCAAGTGGAAAAGATCACTTATACTGAAGATGGCGAAGAAAGAACGGTGAGCGTTCCAAAAGGCGATATTTTACATCAGTTTAGAAAGGACGTCAACAATGGTACTTTGCCTGCAGTTTCCTGGCTCGTGGCACCACAAAAATTCTCAGATCACCCAAGTGCCCCATGGTATGGTGCTTGGTATGTTTCTGAAGTTTTGGACATTCTTACAAAGGATCCTGAAGTATGGAAGAAAACTATTTTCATTATCAATTATGATGAAAACGATGGCTACTTTGATCATCAGCCTCCTTTTGTAGTTCCAGATCCAAAAAACTCAGCAGAAGGGCTTATCTCTGAAGGTATTAATACAGAGGGAGAATATGTCTATGAAGAAGAGGAAAGGAAAGCTGGTTTTAAAGAGCATGAATGTAGAACCAGTCCAGTAGGTTTGGGCTATCGAGTTCCATTGATCGTCGCTTCTCCCTGGTCACGAGGAGGCTATGTTAATTCTCAGGTTTCTGACATTACTTCCACCATTCAGTTTTTAGAGACATTCCTGAGCAAAAAGTCCGGAAAACAAATCAAGGAAAATAACATCTCAGGCTGGAGAAGAATGATTTCTGGGGATTTGACTTCTGCTTTTAGACCTTACAATGGGGAACCATTAGAGAAGCTTAAGCCGGTCAACCGAAATGAATTTATGACTCAGATTCATAAGGCACAATTTAAAGGCTTACCAGATAATTTCATGGCCATACCGAGATCGGAGGCTAAGAAATGGGACACCAATCGATTGAAACAAGAAGGAACCCTTCCTAGCCAGGAGCCTGGTAGCCGACCCTCCAATGCTTTGAATTACGACCTACGCGTTTTGGGTAAGCTCAATTCAGCTAAAAATGCATTTGAGATAAGTTTTGAAGCTTCCAAAGAACTGTTTGGGGATGATACTTGGGGAGCACCTTTTCAAGTGTATGCACCGGGAAAATATAAAAGCTCTGATTCAGAAAATTGGGAGGAAGCAAGAGTTTGGCAATTTGCAGTGAAAGCCGGAGATCGATTGGAATACACTTGGCCCATCTCCGATTTTGAAGGAAATGAATATCACTTAAGGGTGTATGGACCTAATGGCTTTTATAGGGAATTTAAAGGAAAGCCTACCTCAGCCATCCTGGAGGCGAATATGCAACCAGTAAAAATGGGAGGATCCATTAGTAGGACTGCGCACCTAAA